Within Patescibacteria group bacterium, the genomic segment GGGCGAGCTCTCCGACTTCTTCGTACAATTTCAAAAGCGCGAAATCCGCATCTATTCGCACGTTATATTTTTTGCCGTAATCAATGGCGTTTTTTACAACCTTATTTTGAAGTTCTTTGAAATCCATAATGAATAAAAATTATATTTCATATTACGATGCGATTGAGAGGAATTTCGGATAAAGCCTTTATGTTTTTTCCCATTTTTCTCTTTTTCCGGGAACTGCGAAAAAGACAGGATTTATCTCTATTTTTTTCAATAAATTTATTTTTTTGTATTTTCCCCCGTCTCTTAACTTGAGTTTTTTTAACAGATGTTTAAATTCGAATTTAATTTGTCCCGAATTAACAGGAATTTTATTTTTCAATTTAACGATTTTTATCTTTTTTTTATCAAAATTATATCCTCTTTTTTTGGCTTCTTTGTAAATTTCAAAAAGATAAGCGTTAATTGCGGCTAGCGGATTTTTGTAATTTTTAAAACGAATCAATTGCGGATGATATTTATAGCCCTTGGTTTTGCCTTCAAGAACTTTTTTAGCCAGCAAACATTCTCTCCAAACCGCTAACAGCCCCTTTTTATCTAAATATTTTGGATGGATTGACCACAAACGCATTTTTATAACAAGTAATTAATATTAAGATACACGTTTCTGCGTATTTGAAGTTTTTGCCTTGCTTCCTTGTTATAGTTTGTAAAGTATCGGATGTAAATTAAACTTTTATGTTTAAATGCTCTCGTATTTTATCATCAAGCGAGAAGTCTTTTATTTTTCCGGGCTTTTGCAGTAAATTTACAAAACCCGTTTTGCCATACCGGGGCACTAGGTGCCAATGAACTTGTTTCGCCTCGTCCATGTACAACAGATAGACCTTTTCAACCCCCAACGCTTTTAACATTGCATTTCTGATTTCGTTTACCCTTTTCATTAAATACTCGTAGTTTTTTCTGGTGAGCAGATGCAAATCCGCAACCTTATCTTTCCAGACAACTACCGTATGGCCATCCGTAATAGGTTCATTGGCCAAACAAGCATAAAGTTTTTTATCCTCATAGATTATTGCGTTTTTGTAGGGTTTTGGAAGCATGTAGTTTAATTTTATTTCATATAACGTTCA encodes:
- a CDS encoding pyrimidine dimer DNA glycosylase/endonuclease V, producing MRLWSIHPKYLDKKGLLAVWRECLLAKKVLEGKTKGYKYHPQLIRFKNYKNPLAAINAYLFEIYKEAKKRGYNFDKKKIKIVKLKNKIPVNSGQIKFEFKHLLKKLKLRDGGKYKKINLLKKIEINPVFFAVPGKREKWEKT
- a CDS encoding HIT family protein, with the protein product MLPKPYKNAIIYEDKKLYACLANEPITDGHTVVVWKDKVADLHLLTRKNYEYLMKRVNEIRNAMLKALGVEKVYLLYMDEAKQVHWHLVPRYGKTGFVNLLQKPGKIKDFSLDDKIREHLNIKV